A part of Methanomassiliicoccales archaeon genomic DNA contains:
- a CDS encoding NTP transferase domain-containing protein — translation MACGKAALITAGGRGTRISQLGMEKPLVEVLGKKLIDRAIDAASSPMVSQVYVSTSTSTPRTEQYLKGKEVIVIRTSGRGYVEDLHEIMSSIQEDIVVIIPVDMPLLTKKSVETVLREFLSAGKASLTVALDPATIRSVGLDVTYTDVLDGRETTFCGVSVVERKEMLKDSYVEAAYMFTDSIDFAVNVNTPGDLSVAERILKEREVTKVTF, via the coding sequence ATGGCTTGCGGAAAAGCTGCTCTGATCACTGCTGGGGGGAGAGGGACCCGGATATCCCAGCTGGGGATGGAGAAACCGTTGGTGGAGGTCCTTGGAAAGAAACTGATCGACCGGGCCATCGATGCGGCATCATCGCCGATGGTGTCCCAGGTCTACGTCTCGACCTCGACATCCACCCCGAGGACCGAGCAATATCTGAAAGGGAAAGAGGTCATTGTGATCAGGACGTCAGGCCGGGGATATGTTGAGGACCTTCACGAGATCATGTCGTCCATACAGGAGGACATCGTCGTGATAATCCCTGTGGACATGCCATTGCTTACAAAGAAGAGCGTGGAGACGGTGTTAAGGGAGTTCTTGAGCGCAGGGAAGGCCTCGCTGACGGTCGCCCTGGACCCAGCGACCATCAGGTCTGTCGGTCTCGATGTGACCTATACCGACGTGCTCGACGGTAGGGAGACGACGTTCTGTGGGGTCAGCGTGGTCGAAAGGAAGGAGATGCTCAAGGATAGCTATGTCGAAGCGGCGTACATGTTCACGGATAGCATCGATTTCGCCGTCAACGTGAACACGCCGGGGGACCTCTCAGTGGCAGAAAGGATATTGAAGGAAAGAGAAGTAACGAAGGTCACTTTTTGA
- a CDS encoding PAS domain S-box protein → MGLDKLDVHDHVAFYYEDHENMVTLLSRVLRLVSDRKEACVFLASEEKEQIVKGILDDTAVGQICIGMDGSAKVPHPYTGLERPPTAESMLAVLGDTIDLATDEGYNAVWVFTESEHLKRMMGQKEHISFESLSNKVFEEKRAVGVCMIDAYGGRSTIMNSIMTHPTLLIKGHVCRNHFYMDPEKCSRVDAGPPNMNFILDKLLEVQMSELEGRCSEEDLRVLNIKLQAEVERRKMVEWALLRSDNDHKTAINAIEEMLFVTDKHNKILVANDAFLSKLDSLGIYGNVIGEDINDVMPFIKGTTLDDLGEVVKTGRGSLKEGRIKFKGKELVFEVKRAPIMNGDEVGRVVSVIRDVTEQRRTKDELIRLREQLSNLMKGQAKEIISLREHITFEQERRILAEGRLLSLVRILERSKISMLVGDCDMRVIYANPAFYSIMGYQKEEMETIDLEDIFVPKERQMVEEIISEMGPRDEVEFLADAMTKDGSNLPCELNVIKIDRDGHVLIIMTASKREDAWSAPIGEV, encoded by the coding sequence ATGGGGTTAGACAAACTGGACGTTCATGACCACGTCGCATTTTACTACGAGGACCATGAGAACATGGTGACATTATTATCAAGGGTTCTACGGTTGGTATCCGACCGCAAAGAGGCATGCGTTTTCTTGGCAAGCGAGGAAAAGGAACAAATTGTAAAAGGTATTCTAGATGATACAGCGGTGGGACAGATATGTATAGGCATGGATGGAAGTGCCAAGGTCCCACATCCGTATACAGGTCTTGAGAGACCACCGACCGCCGAGTCCATGCTAGCGGTCCTTGGCGATACGATCGACCTCGCGACGGACGAAGGCTACAATGCGGTGTGGGTCTTCACAGAATCTGAACATCTGAAGAGGATGATGGGCCAAAAGGAGCACATATCGTTCGAATCCCTCAGCAACAAGGTCTTTGAGGAAAAGAGGGCCGTCGGGGTCTGTATGATCGATGCATATGGTGGAAGGTCGACCATAATGAACTCGATAATGACGCATCCGACCCTTCTGATCAAAGGTCACGTCTGCCGCAATCATTTCTATATGGACCCAGAGAAATGTTCAAGGGTCGATGCGGGCCCACCGAATATGAACTTCATCTTGGACAAATTGCTCGAGGTCCAGATGTCCGAGCTTGAAGGAAGATGCTCGGAAGAGGACCTCAGGGTCCTGAACATCAAACTTCAGGCAGAGGTAGAGCGCAGGAAGATGGTAGAGTGGGCCCTGCTAAGGTCTGATAATGACCACAAGACCGCAATTAACGCCATCGAGGAGATGTTGTTTGTGACGGACAAGCACAACAAGATACTCGTGGCCAATGATGCTTTCTTGTCAAAATTGGATTCGTTGGGGATCTATGGCAATGTCATCGGTGAGGACATCAATGACGTGATGCCCTTCATCAAGGGGACCACATTGGACGATCTCGGAGAGGTCGTAAAGACCGGAAGAGGCTCATTGAAAGAAGGAAGGATCAAATTCAAAGGGAAAGAGCTGGTCTTTGAGGTCAAAAGGGCCCCTATCATGAACGGTGATGAGGTGGGCAGGGTCGTGTCCGTCATCCGTGATGTCACAGAGCAGCGCAGGACAAAGGACGAGCTCATCAGATTAAGGGAGCAGCTATCCAATCTTATGAAGGGACAGGCAAAAGAGATCATCTCATTGAGGGAGCACATCACATTCGAGCAGGAAAGAAGGATCCTTGCCGAGGGAAGGCTCCTATCTCTCGTCCGCATACTTGAGCGCAGCAAGATTTCAATGCTGGTCGGGGACTGCGATATGCGCGTGATCTATGCCAACCCAGCATTCTATAGCATCATGGGCTACCAGAAGGAAGAGATGGAGACGATCGACCTCGAGGACATATTCGTTCCAAAGGAGAGGCAGATGGTGGAAGAGATAATATCGGAAATGGGACCGCGGGACGAGGTCGAGTTCCTGGCCGATGCGATGACCAAGGACGGGTCTAACCTGCCATGCGAGCTGAACGTCATTAAGATCGACAGGGACGGTCATGTGCTTATCATAATGACGGCCTCCAAGCGCGAAGATGCTTGGTCGGCGCCCATTGGCGAGGTCTGA
- the dcd gene encoding dCTP deaminase, with amino-acid sequence MCIIPDHEIVVLLRQGALVIEPFSEDGLTPNGYDLRVAEVRPASSMETVREGVADLAPGSMSFVSTLERVELPDDVSAQLWTRTSWIRKGLLVGLGKVDAGFHGTLTFMVFNASSNIVELPIGSRFVQIVFETMRSKVAMTYEKRSGNYQDQKGITLEPVKKL; translated from the coding sequence ATGTGCATCATACCTGACCATGAGATCGTGGTACTGTTGAGGCAAGGAGCACTTGTCATAGAACCTTTCTCTGAGGATGGGCTTACGCCTAACGGATACGACCTGAGGGTGGCGGAGGTCAGACCTGCATCGTCCATGGAGACGGTGAGGGAAGGGGTGGCCGACCTTGCACCTGGCTCAATGTCGTTCGTGAGCACCTTGGAAAGGGTCGAGCTCCCGGATGATGTGTCTGCGCAATTATGGACCAGGACCAGCTGGATCAGGAAAGGTCTATTGGTGGGCCTCGGCAAGGTAGATGCGGGTTTTCATGGTACTCTCACCTTCATGGTCTTCAACGCCTCCTCTAATATCGTCGAGCTGCCTATCGGCTCAAGGTTTGTCCAGATCGTCTTCGAGACGATGAGGTCCAAGGTGGCGATGACCTACGAGAAAAGGAGCGGGAACTATCAGGACCAGAAGGGGATCACTCTAGAACCAGTCAAGAAGCTTTAG
- the cbiS gene encoding bifunctional adenosylcobinamide hydrolase/alpha-ribazole phosphatase CbiS has translation MRAKDIKVEFKRANGYKVMVVGLPNEMRVLSTTILNGGFTMTDTIAMVQVPLDYVNDDPEEDAMRTVRELGLPERTVTFMTAADMEKVVSVVEMEYKGSHVVAIATAGVKNAVYAGELIPDHIKAQLGGGAHTINIMVIMGSPLHDIGMTNAIITATEAKSAALMDCGVRGTGTTSDAVAITCPVGDGEKYAGTATDAGICLARAVRMAVKESTLKWYARTSPPDFVTLLDDQGITVDAMWDAARKLIFPNENWSEELLRQKFMHKINVLRQDVNVNALVHAAILLEDKGNRNELHGLDGDRFKQDPVHLLADEVLGIGLAEYLTGTKGVFEYIRYDRKKPGILGDLGPFLDDIVGSLIGSVMSMIYSELLEVEGSLQ, from the coding sequence ATGAGAGCAAAGGACATCAAGGTCGAGTTCAAGAGGGCGAACGGTTACAAGGTCATGGTAGTAGGCCTTCCAAATGAGATGCGCGTCCTCAGCACGACCATCCTGAACGGCGGGTTCACCATGACCGACACTATTGCCATGGTCCAGGTCCCCTTGGACTATGTCAACGACGACCCAGAGGAGGATGCGATGAGGACCGTCAGGGAGCTGGGCCTGCCGGAGCGCACAGTGACGTTCATGACCGCAGCTGACATGGAAAAGGTCGTTTCGGTCGTGGAGATGGAGTACAAAGGCTCTCATGTCGTGGCGATCGCTACGGCGGGGGTGAAGAACGCAGTATATGCAGGAGAGCTGATCCCAGACCATATCAAGGCCCAGTTGGGAGGGGGGGCTCACACCATCAACATCATGGTGATAATGGGCTCTCCGTTGCATGATATAGGGATGACCAATGCGATAATAACCGCGACAGAGGCAAAGTCGGCCGCGCTCATGGACTGTGGCGTCCGGGGCACCGGGACGACCAGCGATGCGGTGGCCATAACGTGTCCGGTCGGAGATGGGGAAAAGTACGCCGGCACCGCCACGGACGCTGGCATATGTCTAGCCCGCGCCGTAAGGATGGCCGTCAAAGAGTCGACCCTTAAATGGTATGCCAGGACCTCACCTCCAGATTTCGTCACATTATTGGATGACCAAGGGATCACGGTCGACGCGATGTGGGATGCGGCCAGGAAGCTGATCTTCCCGAACGAGAACTGGAGCGAGGAACTTCTCAGACAGAAGTTCATGCATAAGATCAACGTCCTGCGCCAGGATGTCAACGTGAACGCCCTCGTCCATGCGGCGATCCTTCTGGAGGACAAGGGAAACAGGAACGAACTTCATGGACTGGATGGAGACAGGTTCAAGCAGGACCCCGTCCATCTTCTCGCCGACGAGGTCCTTGGGATAGGTCTTGCCGAGTACCTTACAGGTACCAAGGGCGTATTCGAGTACATCCGTTACGACAGGAAGAAACCAGGCATACTTGGGGATCTCGGTCCGTTCCTGGACGATATAGTGGGCTCTCTGATAGGGAGCGTGATGTCAATGATATACTCTGAGCTTCTGGAGGTGGAAGGATCTCTACAATAG
- a CDS encoding cobalamin biosynthesis protein, giving the protein MTELVLLALAIPVLALLIDLLLGEPPTPLHPVVWMGKMIGYLDKRIKRTSQRADRLKGVFLALVPLCIFPLSFTLMLGVIHDLFGAVVWAVVSAVVVKTMFAINAMDRHVRPIMEALERDDLDAARRGASMIVSRDVSKLDKEHVISCAAESAAENTVDSVFSPLFYLGLGGMPLMVFYRVSNTLDAMVGYMSMEHINIGRFSAKLDDATNWVCARLCVPFILLAMALLRLDWRQGWAMAKKYKGATTSPNKGWSMSAFAGGLGVRFEKPGTYVLGDGPLPSDPAVIGRTVSVMKLSAFLFFLMVALPLFILLGVHVQLLLEEVLTWWL; this is encoded by the coding sequence ATGACGGAGCTTGTTCTATTGGCCTTGGCGATACCGGTATTGGCCCTGCTCATCGACCTGTTGCTCGGGGAACCTCCTACCCCATTGCACCCTGTGGTATGGATGGGCAAGATGATAGGTTACTTGGACAAAAGAATCAAGAGAACGTCGCAGAGGGCCGACCGGCTGAAAGGGGTATTTCTCGCACTGGTCCCGTTGTGCATCTTCCCCCTGTCCTTCACGTTGATGCTAGGGGTCATCCACGACCTTTTTGGGGCGGTCGTCTGGGCCGTGGTCTCTGCGGTCGTCGTTAAGACCATGTTCGCCATCAATGCGATGGACAGGCATGTCAGGCCCATAATGGAGGCTTTGGAGAGGGACGACCTGGATGCGGCCCGCCGAGGCGCATCCATGATCGTCTCAAGGGACGTCAGCAAATTGGACAAAGAGCATGTGATATCATGCGCGGCCGAGTCAGCGGCGGAGAACACGGTGGATTCTGTATTTTCTCCGCTCTTCTACCTCGGCCTTGGTGGCATGCCCCTGATGGTGTTCTATAGGGTATCCAATACGCTTGACGCGATGGTCGGCTACATGTCCATGGAGCACATCAATATCGGAAGGTTCAGTGCAAAACTTGATGACGCCACCAACTGGGTCTGCGCCAGGCTATGCGTTCCGTTCATACTATTGGCCATGGCCCTCCTCCGTCTGGATTGGAGACAGGGATGGGCGATGGCCAAGAAGTACAAGGGCGCGACAACATCTCCTAACAAGGGCTGGTCCATGTCCGCTTTCGCTGGGGGACTTGGTGTAAGGTTCGAGAAGCCAGGGACATATGTTCTCGGGGACGGGCCCCTGCCCTCGGACCCTGCGGTCATCGGAAGGACCGTGTCGGTGATGAAGCTCTCGGCGTTCCTGTTCTTCTTGATGGTGGCATTGCCATTGTTCATATTGTTGGGAGTACATGTGCAGCTGCTCCTTGAGGAGGTCCTGACATGGTGGTTATAG
- a CDS encoding ABC transporter substrate-binding protein: MEKKGKVLAAIFIVAVLLGAGLWAVISSNDEEDIPVTLTDAKGRSVTIEKAPHSIVSVSPALTEMVYAFGSGEDLVGVTNYCDFPSDVTERVENGDLETVGGFFYGIDVEKIILLAPDVVFLEESVSEQISMIPKLEQAEITVVVMFTCYNSTLIKDNIEIMGKALHKEDKAESLIVTMDNKFEAIRSKVENSEDRPRIMLVIWWDESSIWVSGGGSFVDEIIERAGAVNAFEEKEAWAMVTREDVVAADPDIIILAAMSMGDVNTALSVLKSDALMAGLPAVVSDEIYSIFGQSDNIFMRQSIRMVDATYICARIAHPDLFDGKVPKELGDDYSEYLPITWAD; this comes from the coding sequence ATGGAGAAGAAAGGAAAGGTCTTGGCCGCCATTTTCATAGTGGCGGTATTGCTGGGAGCGGGCCTATGGGCGGTCATATCATCCAATGATGAGGAGGACATCCCCGTCACACTTACCGATGCGAAAGGAAGGTCGGTGACGATAGAGAAGGCCCCTCATTCCATCGTATCCGTGTCCCCTGCATTGACAGAGATGGTCTATGCGTTCGGTTCAGGTGAGGACCTTGTCGGTGTGACCAATTATTGTGATTTCCCATCTGATGTCACGGAACGGGTAGAAAATGGAGACCTCGAGACGGTGGGCGGATTCTTTTATGGCATAGATGTGGAGAAGATAATCTTGCTGGCCCCGGATGTGGTCTTTTTAGAGGAGAGCGTCTCAGAGCAGATCAGCATGATACCAAAGCTGGAACAGGCAGAGATAACTGTCGTCGTGATGTTCACATGCTACAACTCCACCTTGATTAAAGACAACATCGAGATCATGGGAAAGGCGCTTCATAAGGAAGATAAGGCCGAGTCATTGATAGTTACGATGGACAACAAGTTCGAGGCCATAAGGTCGAAGGTCGAGAATAGCGAGGACAGGCCTCGCATCATGTTGGTCATATGGTGGGATGAGAGCAGCATCTGGGTGAGCGGTGGGGGTTCATTCGTTGATGAGATCATCGAGCGCGCGGGGGCGGTCAATGCCTTTGAGGAAAAGGAGGCCTGGGCAATGGTCACGAGGGAGGATGTCGTGGCAGCCGACCCTGACATCATCATACTTGCTGCGATGTCGATGGGCGACGTCAACACAGCATTATCCGTCCTTAAGAGCGATGCGCTCATGGCGGGGCTGCCGGCCGTCGTCTCTGATGAGATCTATTCGATCTTCGGCCAATCTGACAACATCTTCATGAGACAGAGCATACGGATGGTCGATGCGACCTACATCTGCGCGAGGATAGCTCATCCAGACCTGTTCGATGGCAAGGTCCCAAAGGAATTGGGCGACGATTACTCTGAATACCTCCCTATAACGTGGGCAGATTGA
- a CDS encoding ABC transporter ATP-binding protein: MSTDPLVKVEDVSFGYAGKEILHGISFEARPGEFIGLIGPNGSGKTTLMRCINGLLRPQHGSIVMDGRRVDRMKIKEIARICANVPADCNEDFNLTVQELIFLGRYPHVDGMWWESKKDEGIVMEAIKEFKLEALVDRKLNELSSGEKERALLAKAVVQRPKVLLADEPSAHLDLRYKLEVMENLKALSKQGVTVITASHDMNLTSKFCDKVIMLGSGKVIAMGKPADVITEDRIRDIYNVEVSVFRDGDEIYAIPRRAIR; the protein is encoded by the coding sequence ATGTCAACTGATCCATTGGTCAAGGTCGAGGACGTCAGTTTCGGTTATGCAGGAAAGGAGATACTACACGGCATCTCATTCGAGGCCCGACCAGGAGAGTTCATAGGTCTTATCGGACCGAACGGATCAGGGAAGACCACTCTGATGAGGTGCATCAACGGACTTCTGCGACCCCAGCACGGCTCGATAGTGATGGACGGGCGAAGGGTCGACAGGATGAAGATAAAGGAGATCGCGAGGATCTGTGCGAACGTACCAGCTGACTGCAATGAGGACTTCAATCTCACCGTCCAGGAGCTTATATTTCTTGGCAGGTACCCGCATGTCGATGGTATGTGGTGGGAGAGCAAGAAGGATGAAGGGATCGTCATGGAGGCCATCAAGGAGTTCAAGCTCGAGGCTCTCGTTGACAGGAAGCTCAACGAGCTGAGCAGCGGGGAAAAGGAAAGGGCATTGTTGGCCAAGGCCGTCGTCCAGAGGCCGAAGGTCCTATTGGCGGACGAACCGTCCGCGCACCTTGACCTGAGATATAAGCTGGAGGTCATGGAGAATCTGAAGGCTCTATCCAAGCAAGGGGTGACGGTCATCACTGCATCACATGACATGAACCTGACCTCAAAATTCTGTGACAAGGTCATTATGCTAGGATCGGGCAAGGTCATCGCAATGGGAAAGCCAGCAGACGTGATCACAGAGGACCGGATCCGAGATATCTATAACGTTGAGGTCTCGGTGTTCCGGGATGGCGACGAGATATACGCCATCCCCAGACGGGCGATAAGGTGA
- a CDS encoding class I SAM-dependent methyltransferase family protein, with amino-acid sequence MDNTVRSLCVKVPKGEGESVRKKLIEKGILDIGLRIVRTDTHILIPVLKEPEDIGVFEISEEEFEERDLSEGDYKALADIPEELQGLLPTSFDTIGDIGIIRLPDALLPYKRQVGDAMRKALPRLRMVALDGGVKGEHRVRELTNISGEGEMETVHQEYGLRLHVDPSKVYFNPRLANERMRVAKLVTPGEMVVDMFTGVGPFAIMIAKYSKASTVFAIDINHDAVEYLKRNIVANRATNVVPIEGDSRQVIFEIPCSDRIVMNLPHSAREFYADALTRLNFGGTLHLYHICEKGEIDDVMRSLAGDAMGMGVKVEIVRYEELKTYSPSSSVFSIDLKLLDWF; translated from the coding sequence ATGGACAACACCGTGCGTTCCCTTTGTGTCAAGGTCCCGAAGGGTGAAGGAGAGTCCGTTCGTAAAAAGCTTATAGAGAAGGGCATCCTCGACATCGGGCTGAGGATAGTGCGTACCGATACGCATATACTCATTCCAGTCCTGAAGGAGCCAGAGGACATCGGTGTGTTTGAAATATCGGAGGAAGAGTTCGAGGAACGTGACCTTTCTGAAGGGGATTATAAGGCACTGGCGGATATACCTGAGGAACTTCAAGGCCTGTTGCCAACATCATTTGACACAATAGGCGATATCGGCATCATCAGGTTGCCTGACGCCCTCCTTCCATATAAAAGGCAGGTGGGAGATGCGATGCGGAAGGCCTTGCCCCGCCTCCGCATGGTCGCCTTGGACGGAGGGGTGAAGGGGGAGCACAGGGTCAGGGAGCTCACGAACATCTCTGGGGAGGGTGAAATGGAGACCGTCCATCAGGAATATGGACTTCGTCTCCATGTCGATCCCAGCAAGGTCTATTTCAATCCACGATTGGCCAATGAGCGGATGAGGGTTGCCAAGCTCGTGACGCCAGGAGAGATGGTGGTCGACATGTTCACCGGGGTAGGCCCTTTTGCCATCATGATAGCCAAGTATTCTAAGGCGTCGACAGTATTCGCGATCGACATAAACCATGATGCAGTAGAATATCTGAAGCGGAACATCGTCGCAAACCGGGCCACGAACGTAGTCCCGATAGAGGGGGATTCAAGACAGGTGATTTTCGAGATCCCATGCTCGGACAGGATAGTGATGAACCTCCCTCACTCGGCCAGGGAATTTTATGCTGATGCCCTGACGAGGTTGAACTTCGGCGGGACGTTGCATCTTTATCACATCTGTGAAAAGGGTGAGATAGACGATGTCATGAGATCTCTGGCGGGTGATGCAATGGGGATGGGCGTGAAGGTCGAGATAGTCAGATATGAGGAGCTCAAGACCTACTCTCCATCCTCGAGCGTATTCTCCATCGACCTAAAGCTTCTTGACTGGTTCTAG
- a CDS encoding histidinol-phosphate aminotransferase family protein has translation MDPMSKARREVIELERPVHGGLGWRYKGVEDFSSNLNPYGPPPELREYILEGSEGLDHYPDDSAEEFLSAVAEHHHVDVRNTIAGAGTAELIRLFPETFIERGDIVVIPAPTFSEYSFACRLMGAKIEEVLLREDNGLRIDLERLRLKCKGAKAVYLCNPNNPTGNILRKREVLELAQEFDRTGTLLFLDETLLDLVRGGDTISCAKEATDLSNMFVIRSLTKSFAMPGMRIGYGIGSERMIATMSKARLSWNLGRLEQHVGARLITECQGHVRKAAEMMAKEGPRMAKEINGTGMVEAKTPESFFFFSRCKRLKGAEVQSAMLSQGVLVRDCASFGHPFDRFVRFAVRTPEKNDILISAFRKMAEESERR, from the coding sequence ATGGACCCTATGAGCAAGGCAAGGAGAGAGGTGATCGAACTTGAGCGCCCTGTACATGGTGGTCTTGGGTGGCGCTACAAGGGCGTGGAGGATTTCAGCTCGAACCTTAACCCATACGGTCCACCTCCAGAGCTCAGAGAATATATCCTCGAGGGTTCTGAAGGTCTCGACCACTATCCTGACGACAGCGCCGAGGAGTTCCTTTCTGCTGTCGCGGAACATCATCATGTCGATGTCAGAAACACGATAGCGGGAGCGGGCACTGCCGAGCTGATCAGGCTTTTCCCTGAGACGTTCATTGAGAGGGGAGATATCGTCGTCATCCCCGCCCCTACCTTCTCCGAATACTCCTTTGCATGCAGATTGATGGGCGCAAAAATAGAGGAGGTCCTACTAAGAGAGGATAATGGCCTAAGGATCGACCTCGAAAGGCTAAGACTTAAGTGCAAAGGTGCTAAGGCGGTATATCTCTGCAATCCTAACAATCCCACCGGCAACATCCTCAGGAAGAGGGAAGTGCTCGAGCTCGCGCAGGAGTTCGATAGGACGGGAACGTTGTTGTTCCTGGACGAGACCCTTCTGGACCTCGTGAGGGGTGGGGACACCATCTCTTGTGCAAAGGAGGCCACGGACCTGTCCAACATGTTCGTCATCCGCTCCCTGACGAAATCCTTCGCAATGCCCGGAATGCGCATAGGCTATGGCATAGGGAGCGAGAGGATGATAGCGACGATGTCCAAGGCGAGGCTCTCATGGAACCTTGGGAGGTTGGAGCAGCATGTAGGGGCCAGGCTCATCACGGAATGCCAAGGACATGTGAGGAAGGCGGCCGAGATGATGGCCAAGGAAGGTCCTAGGATGGCCAAGGAGATAAACGGGACAGGGATGGTGGAGGCAAAGACCCCGGAGTCGTTCTTCTTTTTCAGCAGATGCAAACGGCTCAAGGGCGCGGAGGTCCAATCGGCCATGTTGTCACAAGGGGTGCTGGTAAGGGACTGCGCCTCGTTCGGTCATCCTTTCGACCGCTTCGTCCGTTTTGCGGTCAGGACCCCAGAAAAGAATGACATTCTGATATCCGCCTTCAGGAAGATGGCCGAGGAGAGTGAACGGAGATGA
- a CDS encoding iron ABC transporter permease: MESLVGRTKVRLLLILGLGSLSLLGLFVYSLTVGSVPIGWTDALDAFVKAVMSGGEVISVQEKIVYLVRFPRFLAAVGVGVGLAIAGVVMQAVVRNPLVDPYITGVSSGASFGATSFLMLGFLSGSFAVYALPISAFIGAAVAFFLTIGLSEAAGGRPITFVLSGVIVGFAFSSVTNILVVKNPDHLKGVLFWMFGNLTAPDLTQCSIILLTVGVIGAVVLVYARELNVILLGEEQGSQLGVDVRKVKLMMMVLSSLLTAVCVAFTGVIAFLGLIVPHMARIIVGGDHRLLLPASMIIGANFLVAADIFTRYVGELPIGAVISLVGAPFFGYLLVSRGKDYVN, translated from the coding sequence ATGGAATCTCTTGTGGGAAGGACCAAGGTCCGGCTACTGCTGATCCTTGGTCTCGGTTCCCTGTCCTTGCTAGGCCTGTTCGTCTATTCCCTCACGGTCGGTTCCGTCCCGATAGGTTGGACCGATGCCCTAGATGCCTTTGTGAAGGCCGTCATGAGCGGGGGGGAGGTCATCTCGGTCCAAGAAAAGATCGTCTACCTCGTGCGCTTCCCAAGGTTCTTGGCGGCAGTGGGCGTCGGGGTCGGGCTGGCGATAGCCGGGGTGGTCATGCAGGCAGTGGTGAGGAACCCGCTGGTGGACCCCTACATAACAGGGGTCTCCTCAGGTGCATCTTTCGGCGCCACCTCGTTCCTAATGCTTGGTTTCCTCAGCGGCTCTTTCGCGGTCTATGCCCTCCCAATATCCGCTTTTATAGGGGCGGCGGTCGCCTTCTTCTTAACGATAGGCCTCTCTGAGGCGGCAGGGGGAAGGCCGATAACATTTGTCCTGAGCGGGGTCATAGTGGGCTTCGCATTCTCCTCGGTCACGAACATATTGGTCGTGAAGAACCCCGACCATCTGAAGGGCGTATTGTTCTGGATGTTCGGGAACCTTACCGCTCCGGACCTGACGCAGTGCTCCATCATCCTTTTGACGGTAGGGGTGATCGGTGCGGTGGTGCTTGTTTACGCCAGAGAGCTCAACGTCATATTGCTGGGGGAGGAACAGGGAAGTCAATTGGGGGTCGATGTGAGAAAGGTCAAGCTCATGATGATGGTGCTCTCGTCCCTTCTCACGGCCGTGTGCGTGGCCTTTACGGGTGTCATCGCTTTCCTAGGCCTCATCGTTCCGCACATGGCAAGGATCATTGTGGGAGGCGACCACAGACTGCTCCTTCCCGCATCAATGATCATAGGTGCAAACTTCCTGGTCGCCGCCGATATATTCACCAGATATGTAGGGGAGCTACCGATCGGGGCGGTCATATCCTTGGTGGGGGCGCCGTTCTTCGGCTATCTATTGGTCAGCAGAGGAAAGGACTATGTCAACTGA
- the cobS gene encoding adenosylcobinamide-GDP ribazoletransferase: MFTIVPLDVEGEEVMSLAKRFYLVTLVGVFLGLLSGILMYVLTEVYGPLISAVIVIFVIMGLNRFLHLDGLSDMGDGLMVLGDKERKLSVMKDSHVGAGGLAYAMLFVLLSISALANVDRGFYFLAPFAAEVLIKVSMVTCAALGEAREGLGGIFVKNTSSGTVAVALAIGLVATVPAYILLAPARVDLAELTSVLLMMIIASLVTGAVVARTAMKHFGVVNGDILGATNEIARPMVLLALSGALWLAEKLL; the protein is encoded by the coding sequence ATGTTCACCATCGTCCCGTTGGATGTCGAGGGTGAGGAGGTCATGTCCCTGGCCAAAAGGTTCTATCTTGTGACGTTGGTGGGGGTGTTCCTAGGCCTCCTGAGCGGTATCCTCATGTACGTGCTGACCGAGGTCTATGGTCCTCTGATCTCTGCGGTGATCGTCATTTTCGTCATCATGGGCCTGAACAGGTTCCTGCACCTCGACGGCCTGAGCGATATGGGGGACGGTCTAATGGTCCTCGGGGACAAGGAGCGCAAGCTCAGCGTTATGAAGGACTCTCATGTCGGAGCGGGTGGACTGGCCTATGCCATGCTGTTCGTGCTTCTTTCTATATCGGCCCTGGCAAACGTTGATAGGGGCTTCTATTTCCTGGCACCTTTTGCCGCTGAGGTGCTCATAAAGGTGTCGATGGTCACCTGCGCCGCCCTCGGCGAGGCGAGGGAAGGGCTGGGGGGCATATTCGTCAAGAATACCAGTTCAGGGACCGTGGCCGTGGCTCTGGCGATAGGACTGGTCGCGACCGTCCCAGCATACATCCTTCTGGCCCCTGCGCGCGTTGACCTGGCGGAGCTCACATCGGTCCTGCTGATGATGATCATAGCCTCCCTTGTCACAGGAGCGGTCGTTGCAAGGACCGCTATGAAGCACTTCGGGGTCGTCAACGGCGACATCCTTGGTGCGACGAACGAGATAGCCAGGCCGATGGTCCTATTAGCGTTGAGCGGTGCACTATGGCTTGCGGAAAAGCTGCTCTGA